One Methylophilus sp. TWE2 DNA segment encodes these proteins:
- the bamC gene encoding outer membrane protein assembly factor BamC, protein MSHVWLQRVVLASLVTALSACDSIPFIDNSSDYKGAGRSRPLEVPPDLTAMRTSSTYNVPGSTSYSAYSQNQEVQEQNGPQPVLADMKNVRMVKAGQQRWLVVNAPPEKIWPIVRDFWLDQGFAVRVENPELGVIETEWLQSDAIKPKEDNRGYGEKFDAWLDKLSGFADRRKFRTRLERGEKDGTTEIYMTHRTVAGAPDDGKNYVQTQLGVIDTGYRPNAAENKNNAGQEFDADLDAELLRRMMVKLGLDEQKADQVMAQSASDKRADVVKESDQSVTLKLNEPFDRAWRRVGLALDRIGFVTEDKNRSEGIFYVRYADTDAEDPIKQKKGLLERLKFWGSDDDEKSTTPADVKPGDKTKFWKGTSDGDKSSKQYHIQVLENADDTTDVYVLTPENKRNTSTTANRIISLLYDQLK, encoded by the coding sequence ATGAGTCATGTTTGGTTACAACGTGTGGTGCTGGCCAGTCTGGTCACAGCGCTTTCAGCGTGCGATTCCATCCCGTTTATTGATAATAGTTCTGACTACAAGGGCGCAGGTCGCTCCAGGCCACTTGAAGTGCCGCCAGACCTGACCGCGATGCGTACCAGCAGTACTTACAATGTGCCTGGCAGCACCAGTTACTCAGCCTATAGCCAGAACCAGGAAGTGCAAGAGCAGAATGGTCCACAACCTGTGCTGGCAGACATGAAAAACGTGCGCATGGTGAAAGCAGGCCAGCAGCGCTGGCTGGTGGTGAATGCGCCTCCGGAAAAAATCTGGCCGATTGTACGTGATTTCTGGCTGGATCAAGGCTTTGCTGTCAGGGTAGAGAATCCTGAGCTTGGCGTGATTGAAACCGAGTGGTTGCAGTCTGATGCCATCAAGCCCAAGGAAGATAACCGTGGCTATGGTGAAAAGTTTGATGCCTGGCTGGATAAACTTTCTGGTTTTGCCGATAGGCGTAAATTCCGCACGCGTCTGGAACGTGGGGAGAAAGACGGCACCACCGAAATCTATATGACGCACCGTACTGTCGCCGGTGCACCGGATGATGGCAAAAATTATGTGCAGACCCAATTGGGTGTCATTGATACTGGTTATCGCCCCAACGCGGCTGAGAACAAGAACAATGCCGGACAGGAGTTTGATGCTGACCTGGACGCAGAATTACTCCGCCGCATGATGGTGAAATTAGGTCTGGATGAGCAGAAAGCAGACCAGGTGATGGCGCAATCTGCTTCAGACAAGCGTGCAGATGTGGTCAAGGAGTCTGACCAGAGCGTCACCTTGAAGTTGAACGAGCCGTTTGACCGTGCCTGGCGCCGTGTTGGCCTGGCCTTGGATCGTATTGGTTTTGTGACCGAAGACAAAAACCGTTCCGAGGGCATTTTCTACGTACGCTATGCAGACACGGATGCAGAAGACCCGATCAAGCAGAAGAAAGGATTACTGGAACGCCTGAAGTTCTGGGGTAGCGATGATGATGAGAAAAGTACTACCCCGGCGGATGTGAAGCCCGGCGACAAGACCAAGTTCTGGAAAGGAACATCTGACGGGGATAAATCCAGCAAACAGTATCATATCCAGGTACTGGAAAATGCAGATGACACCACTGATGTTTATGTGTTGACCCCTGAAAATAAACGCAACACCTCCACCACGGCCAACCGCATTATTTCACTGCTCTATGATCAGTTGAAGTAA